The stretch of DNA aatttagaaaaacaaaacatcAAAACTGATGCTTACACAACCACTCCTGACCTTTCTGGGAAGATCCGTCCGCGGTCCTCGGACCGAGCTCCTCATCCtcgtcctcttcctcctccAGGTGACTCTTCACACTCCTCACCATTTCCGGTTCCCGGCTACTCCTGGTCGGCGGGAAAAACCCCGGCAACAAGAGCCCTAGTTTCTCCGAGCAACCAGAATTAGGAAGCTGGAATCATACAAGCATTGAATTGGGAGCCCTATGTCTACGACGATACCACTTGTAGGGAAACGCGTTCCGAAACTGGGTAACATTAAATCGGCGTTGGTCCGTGCTAATGTGCGCCTGGTCGGAGTCGCGCCCCCCAAATTGCAGCTTCCACTCGGCCTTGGCCCAATTAATGGCCGAACCAGCCACTGCATATCCGTATCGGGCCCGTATAGGCCCAATTGGGTCGGATACAAATAAGATATAGATAATTACAATTCCATTAATATATCCTTATCTACCATTCCgtctatttttacaaataacacCTAATGTTCAATAAAAACGTACCAACCTcgctataaataattttatattttattttttcagacCACCTTAACATTCAGATGAGTCCGGTGTGAAGAGGTCCCCAAGGACAGTTCCATTTATAAGCCGAAGAAATTGGAGGACCAAATGGCAATGGCAAAAGTGGATGGCCAATATcatatgaaatataatttagtGAATCCAAGctacaaaaacaaacaagtaattttgtttttattgataGAAGCAAAGATTGTAAATACATAAACTAACTGAAGATTGAAATATAACACTTGAACACGAATGCGTGCAAGTTCTAAAACTCATTTCCACCCCGCTTCGGCACCCAACTCAACAATGAGAAAAGCAAGAGGCTTAGCTACCATAGTGTGTTCTTAACCTTACAGAACAATCAAAAGCAAAATCCGGGGAAGAGGTCCTGAAGGCTGAAGTTCATTTTACCTCTTTGTTGGATGGAAGCTCGCCATGCATGTATGCATAAAGGGCCAGCAGCAGCACGACAGAGATATCAAGCCATAATTTAGAACGTTGATCCACCACCTCATTGAAATTCCTTGCTTCCACTCCTTAGTCCTTGGCCTGGTCTGGTTCTTAAAAAACCATTCAAAGTCGACCTAAGCCTAGGGCATTCATTCATAAATCATTAACTTTCCTAAATCAACAAATTAGTATGTACATCATAGCCATAAGCAAGGCTGCTTCATCTTTCTGCACCCTCCAATTCTTCTTGATCCTCTATTTGAGCTTCTTCTTTGATGTTTATTTCTCCACCTCCATGATTTCTATCACTATGCCGAAAGAAAATTCCAGATGACGCAGGATCCTCCTCGTCTAgattctcctctctttctctttcgcTATCCTTTGATTGTGATATTGTATTACTATCCATCCAAGCAGGGCAACGATGTTGAACTCCAAGAGCACCTCGAACCTGTGATTCAGTTGAAGGACTTGAAGCACGAACTGGAGTTTCCTTATGGCTCCAGCAACAGCACTCTGGGAGCGGGTGAGATAGGAAAGACAGTGGCTTCGATCGTGTGGATTCATTTTTAAGTCCCTTTAGTAAGGATATTCTCAGATGCCTGCGCACGGATGTTATCCAAGTGCGGTTGGCTTGATACAAGTGGTCGCGAATTTCTTCTAAAAGCTTGGTAACTTCTCTTCTGCCAtgaaaagaaacaagaagatGTTATGGATTGGTAACTGCAAATACCATGGATGTGCAAGTATTGTGGCAAACGATACACCTCACTAATATCAAACAGAGTGTGCTGTTGCAGCTCAATTCATTTGCCAATAATTTCAAGCAACATAGAATGAATTGCAGTAAAAACATGCTGTAACTTGCagatgtttataatttattaccAAATACAGCATGACATTAGACCTTGGCTTCATGGGTTTGAAACACAAAAATACCCTTGCATTGGCTAGGGCCACTAATGCTAGCGTAGCTAGATGCATTCAGGTTAGAAACAGAAATTAAAGCAGTAAGCAACTCTGTAGGCACAAAAATCACCTACAGTGATATCAACCATTTTTGCTCCAGTAGGAGAATAAGAAGTCAAGCGGTTTTTTAAAGGGGAAGAGCTAAGGTGTCCTATTTGATAGCAGTGGAGGGTAAAACAATTGTTTCTTGATCATTTCATGAATGGAATCAGATTCAGCTGTAACCTGGAAGTGTGTCAATGCTCAAAACAGGTAATGTAGTTGCTTAAGACCAAATAATAGTAGCTAAAAATTGAACCAGGTTATATATCCCATAGTACAGTATCATTGAATTTTTGGGAAGGTCATTCAGTGGatgaaaatagttaaatttGTTATGGACACAACAAAATCTGTGCAACCCACATTCTATTTTGAAGATGCAATGTGGGGGAGAAGTAGAAGAAAACCAATAGTTCATCCAGAAATGGAACAGAGCCCAGTAACAAAATCACCTGTCTGGTCTGTACGTTTTTGATGCAGCAGATTCATAGAGCCTGTGCCCCATAACCAAACTTGCAAAATTTGGGCGCCCCTTGCCATCACTATCAAATCCAGGAATGAATGCATCAGCTTCAACACATATTGTATAGTCAATTGCCTCCCATAGTAATTTATGAGCATTCATCCTCAACTCTTCAACAGTAGTCTCAGGCTCATTGTCACTCTCAGCAACCCAGCCCCACCAACCTTCAATGTTATAATACTTCGGTCGTGCTGGGGGTGGTGGAAGTGGACGAGGACGAGGACGAGAATTTTTCCATGCTCCGAGTTTCATTTCTTCCTGAGCAAAAGATGGAGTCCTTGGATATTTGTCAATAAGGTTTGCCTCATGACCATATATTCTACTGAGTTCCCATGAAGTGCTTAGAGTCGTCCTGTCCACAACATTTTCAAACATCCCATGAAGAGGAATTAACTTTTTCTGTCCGCCAAAGACCTCTCCCCCAGAGATGTAAATAATTGTGTCCCAGGAGTAACCATATGCACGAAGAAGAATGCCAACCTGCAAAGACAGCCGTTCACCTCATAAAGTCGTGTACGTTTTCCTTAGGTTTCCtcattattttatctttcaataTAGGATTTTAGTAATAAcagataaatttcattttttatgtaattaagttatcatagaaaattcaaatatcagTTTCTCACCTCTTCTGGCATAAGTGGACACAAACCATTAAGGCGTTGCTCTGCTGAATTCACAGAAAGATTGCCCTTGACAATCCCACGTTTTATCATCCATGATCGTCTGTGCTGAATGAGTTCAGTATGTACATCCTTGGAAGAGTTTGAAGACAAAATACATAGTAAATGCTGAATAAGATGTAAATTTGGAgcttaaaaattacattatgAAGCATGCCTTCATTAGAACTTCAAGCAGGTACCTGAAAAAGCTCAGCACAGCCATAATATGCTAATGCATCTCTAGTCATCCCTGGTTCGTAAGCTATAAATGGCCGTCCGGGTGCTCTTAACCTTTGGATACAAGTAGGAATTAGCAGACAGCCTTGAAGGACAGTTGAAGGAAAAATAGTTGAAAGCGAACAGATACTGACCTATTTAATATCCTTGTAGCAAGATCCTGTACCTCCTGCCTGAACCTCAAGGCATGAAAAGCAACCCTACATCTCAGCCTTTGGAACTCTTCAAGATGAGGAGGAAGAACAGCCTAGATGAATCAAGTGTACATAATAACTATTCCAAAATGTAATCTAAAATCTTTGGTCatgcaatttaaaaaataaaaatgcttaTCCTAAAAGGAGATTATTGAAGTAATCAAAATTAGGcaaacagaaaaaggaaaaaaaatattaaagtatgtGTTCTAATGAtcacatgaaatatatatatgtaatatgtaAGTATGTATAAAGGCCAGAGAAGGATAAATAAATCTTCCATTAAGAATATAGCCAGAAGCTTTTTTCTCCCCAAAAAGTCACGTAGGTGCTTGTGATAATAATTTGAAGTCTGCTTGGACATGGATAATTCAGATGACCAGCTAAAATGAGTTTTAAAGAGCAAttgtacaacaacaataacaagccTCAATCCTACTAGGTGGAGTTGGATATATGAACTCCAAACCTCTAGGCCCCAACCATCACTATATAAGGCCATATCCTCTATAAGGCTATTATATCCTATGTCATATTTAAAGATTTGCCACCAAGCTTTCTTTGATCCTCCCCTCCCCCTTTTGCCACAAACTGCCTCCATTTCACCCACTCACATCATAGGTGTCTATCactcttcttctcacatgtccaGACCATCTTAATGCTATCTCCCACATCCTATTTTCAAAGAGCGGTTGCACTACATCAAAATATTCCATGCACTCTTGACAGTGATTAGGCAAAGATATTCTAGTCTCATATACACTCAAAGGGCCTGATATTCCTCCAGAGTAATAGGTATTGATAAAGCCACCAAGGAATCCCAGTCATTTGCTCACCAATAttattctgttttcttcatgCATGAAATGCAGCATATtgaaaactgaaaggaaaataggataacgacaagaaaaagaaaatgaataaccATCACCATGATGGCATGAATAGAATGCCTGCACGCAATTTTGCAAGCACAATGGACATGAGTAGAACCTTTCTGTGAGAAGGgagtcaaaaaaaaaagatttagagGACTGGATCACTGAATCAGAACCAAACATACTGGGTTTATTGCACTTAATTTTGAGCCTTGATTGGCCCTAACAAGCCCGTTCAGCATAGTGAGCATGCTGAAGCCTGGCAGGCCTGCTAAATGGACTTATCTTTAAAGTAGTTAACTAATGAATGGAATGGGTTAAGACAGCATAGGTCATGTAAATCTCACCCAAAGTCTTTAGATTATGCTATGTGCATAAGAATTAAGTTCTTTACACATACAAATttcaataaacaaaaaatgctCTTGATCTCATGTTCAAATCTCATTTAGTTAAAAAGTTCAATCATGCTTCAATGACCAAAGAATTGAAGATTTCAGAGCACAGCTTAATCCCAGTTGACAAAcctgaaaataaaacaataaacaatagAATAAAAGAGAAGTCAAAGGGAATAAACAACTCCTTAAAGTTTATGTTAGGTTACTGCAACCAGGTTGCACTTATTTATTATTCCAAACACTACAGTTTTTTTCACCTGTGAGTTATGAGGCCTTCTGGATAAGAATCAATAGGAATCTCACaagatagagaaagaaaaaaaaacaaaaaaaggaaagggcTGCAGATGCCTCATAGAGCGTAAGTCACCAACAGACGTGACTTTGGACTGATATGGTTCCTCACCATCATGGTGATAACCAGCAATTTGAGCAGCACACGACCATAGGACACTTGGAATTTGTTAAAGTGATTAGATGAAAAGTAACACCTTGTAGCAGTCATTACCTGCAAGCATCCACCATCAGAAACAACTAATTCAACCACTGAGTGCCTGTTCAGTACAGGAAGAACACGTTGCAGATAAAAATTTGGTGAAGTTGAGTAAGACACTTTAAACATtggaatttctttttttctccttgCCCCTTTCAGGTTTTTGGGGAGGCTTTTCACAATTCTGACATCTTTTGCTAATGCTGCAACGAACTCGTCTTCATTATAGAGGTAGGGAAAACTCTTAAATTCAGAGCTGAATGAAATGAGTAACAAAATGATCATACTTCACGctcttataatttataaaaaataaaaaaatgaaaaaacataGGCTAGAAAGAAATATATAGATGAAAAGAAACCTAATTCCCTTGCTGCTTGTGGTTGATAGAATCTCAGGAATGACCAAGGTAGCATTGAGAAGTCGGGAAACCACAACAACATCACATATCTGCAAGGTGAAGAAGACCTTTTCAGCAGATATCATAGACAAATTTTGTGATGGTCTGCAATTCAAGCATAATGTCCTCACCGAATTTCTGATCTCATGAAAACCTCCTCTTATCCTTGCAAAAATAAATCCATTTGTTTGCAAAGCAGGAGCTGTTAGAACTTAATAACAACTAAGTTAGGAAGATAACACTGctaatttcaacaaaaataatGAGTAAACAAATTCTGttaggaaaggaaaaaaacaaataaaactttataggaaaaagaaaaagaaaaagaagagagaagaaaagaagaaagatgaaggCAGAGGAAAGCAAATAGAGAATAAGAGGGAGAAAGGGCTTCAAAAAAGACAGGACAGGGATGAAACTAAGCAGAAAACAATTCAGTCACACAACTGTGTGAATCACCAATATACATCAcgcaaaaaaaagaagaattgccaatatatattaattaactcattttgagtttcaaaatacatttattctttaatcatttttttttttcaagtttcaAAGTGATGAGTTACTCCAATACCGAACAACTCATATTTATTgtaaccaaaaataaataaataacttgtCAATATGGTCCTTCATACGGATGGTGAATAGCCATATTTTGTATGCCCTCGGTCCAAGAAGTTGGAACTCTAAACACACCTTTATTTGATCAAAATCAGTCCATTTCTTGAGCAGTAAACTTTGGAATTGTCTTCCAAGGCTTGCAATTCCAGTTCCAAATGGGGTATTTGGTATTAAAACAACTCTTATGGTTAAGAGCCAATACCCTCCCTCTACAATGTGATTCCTAACTTCAGCCATCTCTCAAATTCGGAGAATTGTAATAGCATTTCCTATTTACATTCTCCAAAACCccaaaataatttgaaaaaaaaaaataaagaatataagCATGACCTAACCTGCGTAGTTTCCTCTTGGATTTGCATATGGATATAAAGGTTCAAGCTGTCTAACCGGACCCCAAAGTCTTCTGTATAGTGGACTCTGAATAATATCGAAACAGAGGAACAATAAGGAGCCTcatacagagagaaagagagagagatgcatgATCCACGCATTTTAAGtaaagaaaaagtacaagtCCTCGTTGAGAACAACAAAAAGTGCTCCAAAATGCAGAGGCTTCTAAAACACATTCAGAAAGCAAGATTAACATCAAAGCCCATTTAGGGGTTTGGGATGAGTCGATCAAATAAAGGTACAAAAAGGTTAAGATATCCGAATAATAATGAGTAGAGAGAGAACAGATTGAACTTTAGAGTTATACAGCAATTAAATTCAACAGTATCCCCAAATGGTTTACACGGAACTGTTTCGcttgttttatatattatataaccgTACAAAAGCACTGCCTATGAGATACAAAAATCTTGTTTCCCGTAGACGTATGCGTATCTCATCGGCCAaagaagagaaggggaaatcaGATTCACGCGAAACCAAAACTCTAAAACCAAATAATCTACAGAGAAAGTAAAAAGGGGTGAAGAGAAAGCAGAGATCTTGGAGAAGCGGGAGCACGTTACAGTTATAGAAAGATCTGCATTCTCAAAGACGGGTCTCCAGGAGAAGATCGTGATTGAAGCCTGGTATTCGGAAGCATCCCTCTCCGTGTATCTGGCGAGGAGAAAGTGGGTGAAAAGAGAGAAAACGGAGAGAACAAGCCCCACCAGTCCAACCCATTTCATCCTAGACTTGAAAAGCATCTTCCCTTCCCCTTTCATTCTGAAAATCAACCCACAAGCCagttctctctccctctctctctctctctctctctgtgaaatGCTTCTATGGAAGAAGCAGAGAAGGCAAGAGACAGGTCAGTGAAAGTCAAGGCAGAAGAGGGGCCGAAGCAGAAGGCCACAGGCATGCTACTATCCCCAGCACAAACATGGTGGCCACGAAACCCACGCTCTCCCatagcgcgtgagatacacgcccGAATTAAAAAAGGTTTAAAATAGAAAGTGGTTTGTTCCGACACTGTTTGCAGGCTCCAATCGCCCGCCAACGGCCCTGCGCTGTGCACACTGTTTGCTTTGCCATGCCTTTGCTTTCCCATTCTCATTGCCACTACAACttggttgggttgggttgggttggcaTTATTGGATGGAAGTCACGTGAGGCAGGGCCTCCTGTTACGTGTCATCCACCCAGCAAGCAACGTTATCTAGTTTTGCTTAAGCAAATTGTGGGTTCGTTCTGCGAAGCGGAGACGGGAAGGCCCGGAAGGGCGTGCAATAGCAATATAGTTACTGATGGGTTTGGAAATAAATGTGCATTCCGTAAATGGGAACTCAATGTGCTCAGCCTCAGCCCAGGTGGGAAGCTGAAACGCCTTCCCAAATATGTTTTCTATTCTTACTTAATTGGGAAACGATCTTTGAATTCCAAATGGGCTATCTCACACACTAACTACCTCTTTCGGAATTAAAAAATCACAATGatactagctagctagctagcttatCTATTAAAAGATTCATACATTTAATccaaatttcatatatatttggatatttctattttttattttaatttttgcattttaaatttatttttatagtttatttctattattaaagaaaatttatttagactcttcttaatcaaacaaacaaatttatctaaaaatgtGTGTATGCcacaagaatttaaaatataaaaaataaatcactatAATACACAAATCTGTTAGAGAAGCCAtccatataattaataatttcatggcattttccaaaataaaacaaaaaaccgaaaaatacaactaataaataaatgtgattGCACCGAACTCTACAGAACTTCACAGGTGGCGATGTCTGAGGGCCGAAGTAATACCAGAAGCCGGTAGCACAGAAGCtttgtccccccccccccccccccccccgccggCCGGGGGTACAAAATCCCATAACTATCGCAGCTCTGTCCACATCATCAGACCAGGAAGGCGATCCAACGAGCAGCATTACCTGCAACCAAGATCGACGACGTGGCAGGACCTCTGAGTTCTTTTGGCGAGTTCCCTAATGTACCGGATCATTTCGCGTGCGCAATTACTTTTGAGCCCATCCGTTTCTCTTGAAAGGGAGTTGGAAAATCTCTGAAAGCGGGAGACGGAGATCGCAACACGCCCACCGAGGTTGAGACGCGCACACAGAGGACTGGAGCGACCTTATTGAATCTCAGCCGTTGGTCCAGCCGGATCTTGAACCTCAACCGTTCGTTCCCGGGCTGCACCGTTCGGCGGGGAAACATTCGAATCTCCGGTGAGTTCTCTGGATCGCCTCCCTCCTCCGAATTCCCAATTTGCGTGTCGGTTTCCGTTGTTGTTGCACCGACATCTACCGCATCGTTGTATTTGGAACTATGAATTTCTTCTGATTATCCTCTTTTATCATGACATCGCCTGAATTGTAGATGGATTAGGTGGCAATGCATGGCAATCCATTGAATTTACTGATCGGTCCAGTCCCTGATTGTTGATGAAGCCTGGTGTCTAGATTATGCTCGTTCGAATTGCTTTTGCAAGAAAACTTAGcgtgttaattttattttcacgaGTTTGTTGGAATAAAGGAGGTTAATGGCATCCAAACAAGATTCGGTACAGTATGATAGCTTGTCATCATATTGCTGGCCTTGAAATcgttgataattttttttttttttttttcttctttttgtgggGTGGGGGACATCATTTGCAAACTTTGGTTGCGTGGTTAAGAGAGGGGTTTGGGCATAGCGGGGTGAAAGCTTTATGCAATGACAGTGTCAGTAATAATAAGTAATCTAATACCCAATTTGTAGCTTTAAGGACTAAAAAGCGATCATATAGAGTCTAAATTTTGAAGCTTTTTAAGGGAGTGATGAATTCGGTCATGGATTGCCAGCACGAAGCACAGGAGGATAAAAATTGCATTGGTGTCTGGGGACAAGACCTAATTGCTTGTTGAGTTGTTTATAGTCTTCTAAACTTCTCGTTCAGTTGGAACTATTGTGGCTGGGATAAGAATAACGTCAATAAGGTGCTTTCTTAATGGAATAGTTCCTCAACCTCCTTAACTCTCATTGTGCACTATCGCGTTTAATATTGCGGGTTTTGAGTACTTACATATGCTGACAACATGAAATTGGCTTTCGTGAATTTTCTCGAAAGCATCTGTGCCACCATAGTATAAAAGTTATTCAATttgtaaattttcattttatcaGGGATCTCCTTGTTTAGGGTCTTTAGAACTCGTTAAGTCTTTGGAATTCTTGCTTGTTTGAAGCTGCATTGAAGAGGTGGCACTTGTTTCTTTATCCTTTTTACATCAGTTACTGTACTTCCTATTTCCTAGGTAAACCATTTTTTTCCCCTCTGGAGCTTAGTTTCTTTTCTTATTGGCAGCATTATCAGGTGGACTCCTCAATGTAGCAATTTTGCCACATCAGTTCTCTGTCTCGTCATACTTTACAATGTGAGAATTATTTAGGCAGTTTGATCCTCTAGACTGATATGATTGATTGGGCCACAAAGTATTTGATGTTTCTATTGGTGCCGGCATTTGAATTTGGGGTTTGCCTGAGGGAGAATCTCTGGACTGGTGCTACCTCTGCTGCCGGCATTTGGAATTTCTTCTGTGCTTCATTTCATGTATCCTGATTTGGATAACCCTGTACAGCTCCCTACAGCAGTTGCCAACTTCAAAATAGCCCCCAGCCATGAGTATCTTGGGAATAAGAGGATCGAGGGAAAATCACCTAGGAAAAGACGCATTTTTGTTCAAACTGAAACCGGCTCTGTTTTGGGCATTGAGCTAGATGGGAGTGACAATGCCCGTACAGTGAAAAAGAGATTGCAGTTGGCCCTGAATGTCCCAGCAGAGAAGTGCTCATTAACATATGGGGATATAGTATTAAAGAATGATCTCAGCAATGTGAGAAATGATAGTCCACTTCTCCTTACAAAAAATTCTCTGCACAGGAGCTCATCTACGCCATGTCTCTCACCTTCTGGAAAGGATACTCAGCAGGGAGATGCAAGTGGTCCGGTTGAGATATTAGGGTGCTCAGATCATTTTGCTATGGCTGAAGAGTTGGTGAAAGATGTTGTGAAGGCAATAGAGAATGGCATTGATCCAGTCCCCATTTGTAGTGGGCTTGGAGGAGCTTATTATTTGAAGAATTGCACTGGTGAGAATGTCGCCATAGTGAAGCCAACAGATGAGGAACCTTTTGCTCCAAACAACCCAAAAGGTTTTGTAGGCAAAACACTAGGTCAACCTGGGCTGAAGCCATCAGTGCGGGTTGGGGAGACAGGTTTCAGAGAAGTTGCAGCTTACCTTCTTGATTATGATCATTTTGCCAATGTCCCTCCTACTGCACTTGTGAAGATCACACATCCTATCTTTAACGTCAATGATGGGGTTAACACAAACAAGCATCAACAACTGATGCATGCTAGCAAGATTGCATCATTCCAGCAATTCATTCCGCATGATTTTGATGCCAGTGATCATGGGACCTCTAGCTTTCCTGTGGCTGCCATACATAGGATTGGAATATTAGATATTCGTATTTTAAATACAGATAGGCATGCCGGAAATCTTTTGGTTAAGAAGCTTGATGGGGTTGGGCGATTTGGTCAGGTGGAGTTGGTCCCCATTGATCATGGCCTTTGCCTTCCTGAGAGCTTGGAGGACCCATACTTTGAGTGGATCCATTGGCCACAGGCTTCAATTCCTTTCTC from Diospyros lotus cultivar Yz01 chromosome 6, ASM1463336v1, whole genome shotgun sequence encodes:
- the LOC127803513 gene encoding O-fucosyltransferase 27 isoform X1; protein product: MKGEGKMLFKSRMKWVGLVGLVLSVFSLFTHFLLARYTERDASEYQASITIFSWRPVFENADLSITSPLYRRLWGPVRQLEPLYPYANPRGNYAVLTAPALQTNGFIFARIRGGFHEIRNSICDVVVVSRLLNATLVIPEILSTTSSKGISSEFKSFPYLYNEDEFVAALAKDVRIVKSLPKNLKGARRKKEIPMFKVSYSTSPNFYLQRVLPVLNRHSVVELVVSDGGCLQAVLPPHLEEFQRLRCRVAFHALRFRQEVQDLATRILNRLRAPGRPFIAYEPGMTRDALAYYGCAELFQHLLCILSSNSSKDVHTELIQHRRSWMIKRGIVKGNLSVNSAEQRLNGLCPLMPEEVGILLRAYGYSWDTIIYISGGEVFGGQKKLIPLHGMFENVVDRTTLSTSWELSRIYGHEANLIDKYPRTPSFAQEEMKLGAWKNSRPRPRPLPPPPARPKYYNIEGWWGWVAESDNEPETTVEELRMNAHKLLWEAIDYTICVEADAFIPGFDSDGKGRPNFASLVMGHRLYESAASKTYRPDRREVTKLLEEIRDHLYQANRTWITSVRRHLRISLLKGLKNESTRSKPLSFLSHPLPECCCWSHKETPVRASSPSTESQVRGALGVQHRCPAWMDSNTISQSKDSEREREENLDEEDPASSGIFFRHSDRNHGGGEINIKEEAQIEDQEELEGAER
- the LOC127803513 gene encoding O-fucosyltransferase 27 isoform X2, whose protein sequence is MKGEGKMLFKSRMKWVGLVGLVLSVFSLFTHFLLARYTERDASEYQASITIFSWRPVFENADLSITSPLYRRLWGPVRQLEPLYPYANPRGNYAAPALQTNGFIFARIRGGFHEIRNSICDVVVVSRLLNATLVIPEILSTTSSKGISSEFKSFPYLYNEDEFVAALAKDVRIVKSLPKNLKGARRKKEIPMFKVSYSTSPNFYLQRVLPVLNRHSVVELVVSDGGCLQAVLPPHLEEFQRLRCRVAFHALRFRQEVQDLATRILNRLRAPGRPFIAYEPGMTRDALAYYGCAELFQHLLCILSSNSSKDVHTELIQHRRSWMIKRGIVKGNLSVNSAEQRLNGLCPLMPEEVGILLRAYGYSWDTIIYISGGEVFGGQKKLIPLHGMFENVVDRTTLSTSWELSRIYGHEANLIDKYPRTPSFAQEEMKLGAWKNSRPRPRPLPPPPARPKYYNIEGWWGWVAESDNEPETTVEELRMNAHKLLWEAIDYTICVEADAFIPGFDSDGKGRPNFASLVMGHRLYESAASKTYRPDRREVTKLLEEIRDHLYQANRTWITSVRRHLRISLLKGLKNESTRSKPLSFLSHPLPECCCWSHKETPVRASSPSTESQVRGALGVQHRCPAWMDSNTISQSKDSEREREENLDEEDPASSGIFFRHSDRNHGGGEINIKEEAQIEDQEELEGAER
- the LOC127803513 gene encoding O-fucosyltransferase 27 isoform X4, producing the protein MKGEGKMLFKSRMKWVGLVGLVLSVFSLFTHFLLARYTERDASEYQASITIFSWRPVFENADLSITSPLYRRLWGPVRQLEPLYPYANPRGNYAAPALQTNGFIFARIRGGFHEIRNSICDVVVVSRLLNATLVIPEILSTTSSKGISSEFKSFPYLYNEDEFVAALAKDVRIVKSLPKNLKGARRKKEIPMFKVSYSTSPNFYLQRVLPVLNRHSVVELVVSDGGCLQAVLPPHLEEFQRLRCRVAFHALRFRQEVQDLATRILNRLRAPGRPFIAYEPGMTRDALAYYGCAELFQDVHTELIQHRRSWMIKRGIVKGNLSVNSAEQRLNGLCPLMPEEVGILLRAYGYSWDTIIYISGGEVFGGQKKLIPLHGMFENVVDRTTLSTSWELSRIYGHEANLIDKYPRTPSFAQEEMKLGAWKNSRPRPRPLPPPPARPKYYNIEGWWGWVAESDNEPETTVEELRMNAHKLLWEAIDYTICVEADAFIPGFDSDGKGRPNFASLVMGHRLYESAASKTYRPDRREVTKLLEEIRDHLYQANRTWITSVRRHLRISLLKGLKNESTRSKPLSFLSHPLPECCCWSHKETPVRASSPSTESQVRGALGVQHRCPAWMDSNTISQSKDSEREREENLDEEDPASSGIFFRHSDRNHGGGEINIKEEAQIEDQEELEGAER
- the LOC127803513 gene encoding O-fucosyltransferase 27 isoform X3 gives rise to the protein MKGEGKMLFKSRMKWVGLVGLVLSVFSLFTHFLLARYTERDASEYQASITIFSWRPVFENADLSITSPLYRRLWGPVRQLEPLYPYANPRGNYAVLTAPALQTNGFIFARIRGGFHEIRNSICDVVVVSRLLNATLVIPEILSTTSSKGISSEFKSFPYLYNEDEFVAALAKDVRIVKSLPKNLKGARRKKEIPMFKVSYSTSPNFYLQRVLPVLNRHSVVELVVSDGGCLQAVLPPHLEEFQRLRCRVAFHALRFRQEVQDLATRILNRLRAPGRPFIAYEPGMTRDALAYYGCAELFQDVHTELIQHRRSWMIKRGIVKGNLSVNSAEQRLNGLCPLMPEEVGILLRAYGYSWDTIIYISGGEVFGGQKKLIPLHGMFENVVDRTTLSTSWELSRIYGHEANLIDKYPRTPSFAQEEMKLGAWKNSRPRPRPLPPPPARPKYYNIEGWWGWVAESDNEPETTVEELRMNAHKLLWEAIDYTICVEADAFIPGFDSDGKGRPNFASLVMGHRLYESAASKTYRPDRREVTKLLEEIRDHLYQANRTWITSVRRHLRISLLKGLKNESTRSKPLSFLSHPLPECCCWSHKETPVRASSPSTESQVRGALGVQHRCPAWMDSNTISQSKDSEREREENLDEEDPASSGIFFRHSDRNHGGGEINIKEEAQIEDQEELEGAER
- the LOC127803850 gene encoding phosphatidylinositol 4-kinase gamma 7-like; this encodes MYPDLDNPVQLPTAVANFKIAPSHEYLGNKRIEGKSPRKRRIFVQTETGSVLGIELDGSDNARTVKKRLQLALNVPAEKCSLTYGDIVLKNDLSNVRNDSPLLLTKNSLHRSSSTPCLSPSGKDTQQGDASGPVEILGCSDHFAMAEELVKDVVKAIENGIDPVPICSGLGGAYYLKNCTGENVAIVKPTDEEPFAPNNPKGFVGKTLGQPGLKPSVRVGETGFREVAAYLLDYDHFANVPPTALVKITHPIFNVNDGVNTNKHQQLMHASKIASFQQFIPHDFDASDHGTSSFPVAAIHRIGILDIRILNTDRHAGNLLVKKLDGVGRFGQVELVPIDHGLCLPESLEDPYFEWIHWPQASIPFSEDELEYISHLDPVRDSEMLRMELPMIREACLRILVLCTTFLKEAAAFGLCLAEIGEMMSREFRGHEEEPSELEIICMEARKLLEEGEAQICEDKVMKQEEFQFDMECEESDLFQNSEVKMAAKPQVASVFKVGNGQNILSQLVANHRDLIQGQVPAISMLSTSLRSVNLGEQGWRHQGAATKGSCLAGKSTGNRSVNEQLPTSANFVKLADMNEEEWVRFLDIFQKLLYEAVSNRRLGNANQKQRQRLGTSCQF